Proteins found in one Kitasatospora sp. NBC_00315 genomic segment:
- a CDS encoding helix-turn-helix domain-containing protein, with the protein MRKDSPMGEIDEGLGRAERTRPIPQSTAAQVRFLLKGAKGSTKALAAELGVSQRTVQRWLKGQGAPKPAAAKKVEQQVRAKWQPKVRQRVRREAEQRGFMLHMSATFGYSSAAGSTDDPRSRTITQKMPGSVAQKLYAARDAGAGQAEQERILAEGLREHYFKDNGHRAGGLDVELNDISWMDVEGL; encoded by the coding sequence ATGAGGAAGGACAGTCCGATGGGGGAGATCGACGAGGGCCTGGGCCGCGCGGAGCGCACCCGCCCGATCCCGCAGTCCACCGCCGCCCAGGTGCGGTTCCTGCTCAAGGGCGCGAAGGGCTCCACCAAGGCGCTCGCCGCCGAGCTCGGCGTCTCCCAGCGCACCGTGCAGCGCTGGCTCAAGGGCCAGGGCGCCCCGAAGCCGGCCGCCGCGAAGAAGGTCGAACAGCAGGTCCGCGCGAAGTGGCAGCCCAAGGTGCGCCAGCGGGTGCGCCGCGAGGCCGAGCAGCGCGGCTTCATGCTCCACATGAGTGCCACCTTCGGCTACAGCTCCGCGGCCGGCTCCACCGACGACCCCCGCTCGCGCACCATCACCCAGAAGATGCCCGGGTCCGTCGCCCAGAAGTTGTACGCCGCCCGGGACGCCGGAGCCGGCCAGGCCGAGCAGGAGCGGATCCTCGCCGAGGGCCTGCGCGAGCACTACTTCAAGGACAACGGCCACCGCGCCGGCGGCCTCGACGTCGAGCTGAACGACATCTCCTGGATGGACGTCGAAGGCCTGTAG